The Clostridiales bacterium genome segment AACCAAAGCAAAAAGGACAGCCAACATCAAAAAAACGCTGTCCTTTTGCATATTATAAGGGGGAAAATGATGAGCAATTTGATTATTGCCCAATCCTCAAAAATTATACGCCATAAAGCGTTATTTATTGTTTTGCGAATAAAATTCGGGCGTTTTTAAGATGCCTCTTTTTACCAAAGGCCTCAAAGCGAAATATAGCGGGACGCCTATCCCTATGACCGCGCCCGCTTGACCCGCCAGCACGGTCGCCACGCAAAGCCAATAACCAATCTCTTCGCCGACCAACAAAAGTATTATAGGGACTGTAAAAGCGTTTATAACGACAGGCGGGACAACGCCCAGCCAAATTTTTTTGGAATATCTTGTCAAAATAGCGGCAACCAAAGTCGCCAAAGAGCCCAAAATCATATCAATAGGCCCGTACATATATGCGTTTGCCAAAAAACAACCCACAGCCAGCCCCGGTATCGCCTCCACAAAAAACAACGGCAATATGGTAAGGGCCTCCGAGACCCTGAACTGAATAGGGCCGTATGATATCGGCTGGAGCAAAATAGTAAGCCCCGCGTATAAAGCGGCGATTATCGCGCCCCTGACTATTTGGATGGTCACAATTTTTTTCATTAATCAAAGTTTACTAAATTTTTTCGGTTATGACAATATTTTTCGCGCTTTGACGTTATCGTTAAAATATTATTTTTTTTAAAAATCATAATTATAATAAACATATAATAGGTATTTTATGATATAATACACAAAAAAAGGCGGCAAGCAATGGCAATAAGCGAAAAGCATATAATTGAAACGCTAAGGGTTATGGAGCGAATGGGCGTGTTCTTGGCATCGGGCAACAACCCGCCTAATTTAATGACTTTGGGATGGGGCGCGATAGGCTATATTTGGAACAAGCCCGTGATAATCACGCCCGTAAGATACACGAGATACACTTATGACTTGATAGAAAAATACCATGAATTCGCCATATCCGTTCCCCGAAAAGACCTTTCGGACGCTTTGCTTAGGTGCAGTCAAATCACGGGACGCAATACCGACAAGTTCAAAGAATTGCACCTGCATCCCACGCGCGCGAAATTAATAGACACATATATTGTGGCTGATTGCGGTCTGCATTTGGAATGCAAAGTTTTGTATAAGGGCGGCATGGAGGGCTTTAATTTGATTGACCAAAATATCAAAAGCCAATTCTATGAGAGCAAAAATTTCCATACTATGTTTTTTAGCGAGATTGTAGCGGCATATGAGACTATTTAATTGTTTTTAAGAAAATTTTTTATTTAAGGATGTTATTATGTTTTCCATATGGGTCAGGACGCTGAAAGAAGACAAACTTCAAAAAAACGCCATCATAAATTTTGGGCAAAAATTTAAAAAGGGCGACTTTTTTGATTATGTGTCTAAGATTTGCAACGAGCTTGACATTCCCACGCCTGTGATTTTATCAAAGCATGTTAACCATTTCGCGTCTTTTAACAACACCCATTTTACCAAAGAAGATTTTGTTGAGCCGATAGATTTTGACAGATTGGTTTTGGAGTTTTGCAAAGAAGACGGCCAAAATAATTAATTTTTAAGGCTTTAGAGTTTTTTAAAAATTATAAATTGATTTTAGTAATTTAAGTTTTTTTCAAAAGTCTTAGCGGTTTTTAGTTATAAAATTATATTTCGGCGTATAAATATTTATGCGTTTACTTTTTTTGCGCTGTATGTTAAAATAATGCAAAAATAAATAAGTAAAACAATAAGGAAAAACCCATGAAAAAAAGTCTTGCTTACAAAATAATAGAATCCCATTTGGTTGAAGGACAGATGAAGTTCGGCGAGGAAATCG includes the following:
- a CDS encoding QueT transporter family protein; the encoded protein is MKKIVTIQIVRGAIIAALYAGLTILLQPISYGPIQFRVSEALTILPLFFVEAIPGLAVGCFLANAYMYGPIDMILGSLATLVAAILTRYSKKIWLGVVPPVVINAFTVPIILLLVGEEIGYWLCVATVLAGQAGAVIGIGVPLYFALRPLVKRGILKTPEFYSQNNK
- a CDS encoding flavin reductase family protein — protein: MAISEKHIIETLRVMERMGVFLASGNNPPNLMTLGWGAIGYIWNKPVIITPVRYTRYTYDLIEKYHEFAISVPRKDLSDALLRCSQITGRNTDKFKELHLHPTRAKLIDTYIVADCGLHLECKVLYKGGMEGFNLIDQNIKSQFYESKNFHTMFFSEIVAAYETI